In Pseudochaenichthys georgianus chromosome 6, fPseGeo1.2, whole genome shotgun sequence, a single window of DNA contains:
- the LOC117447788 gene encoding LOW QUALITY PROTEIN: beta-1,3-galactosyl-O-glycosyl-glycoprotein beta-1,6-N-acetylglucosaminyltransferase 3-like (The sequence of the model RefSeq protein was modified relative to this genomic sequence to represent the inferred CDS: inserted 1 base in 1 codon) produces the protein MGSRKRQKVLSEDFYLNVTKDCPAYLKRGFITSPISEEENDFPIAYSMVIHEKIEMFERLLRAIYTPQNIYCVHVDQKSSEDFLKGVKAIVSCLPNVFLASRLERVDYASWSRVQADLNCXNSHVQWRYLLNTCGADFPIKTNREMVQALKALNGKNSMETEATNDYKKARWQYHHNVNGTVVRTDMKKSPPPISSPMFMGNAYFVVTRAFVKHVMQDREAQKLLEWERDTYSPDENLWATLQRMPSVPGSIPANIKYDESDMQAIARVVKWGYHAGSIKDGAPYDHCTGAYRRAVCVYGAGDLAWLLQQHHLFANKFDPEVDDIAIRCLESVLRFKMLGHDMVTDHF, from the exons ATGGGATCCAGGAAAAGACAGAAAGTACTATCTGAGGACTTCTACCTTAACGTGACAAAGGACTGTCCAGCTTACCTTAAGAGAGGTTTCATTACATCACCCATCAGTGAAGAAGAAAATGATTTTCCCATTGCCTACTCAATGGTTATTCATGAAAAGATTGAGATGTTTGAGCGTCTTCTAAGAGCTATTTACACTCCTCAGAATATCTACTGTGTGCATGTGGATCAGAAATCCTCTGAAGACTTTCTGAAGGGAGTGAAGGCAATTGTTTCCTGCCTTCCTAATGTGTTTCTAGCCAGTAGGTTAGAACGTGTGGATTATGCCTCATGGTCCCGAGTGCAGGCGGATCTGAACT TGAACTCACACGTCCAGTGGAGGTACCTGCTAAACACCTGCGGGGCCGACTTTCCCATCAAAACCAACAGGGAAATGGTTCAGGCTCTGAAAGCCCTAAACGGGAAAAACAGCATGGAGACAGAGGCCACCAATGACTACAAGAAAGCTCGCTGGCAGTATCATCACAATGTTAATGGCACTGTCGTAAGGACTGATATGAAGAAAAGTCCCCCACCTATTAGCAGCCCTATGTTCATGGGAAATGCTTACTTTGTGGTCACGAGAGCCTTTGTGAAGCATGTGATGCAGGACAGAGAGGCTCAGAAGCTATTGGAGTGGGAGAGGGACACTTACAGCCCCGATGAGAACCTGTGGGCGACCCTGCAGAGGATGCCATCCGTTCCAGGATCGATCCCTGCCAACATCAAGTATGATGAGTCAGACATGCAAGCCATCGCTCGCGTGGTGAAGTGGGGCTATCATGCAGGCAGTATAAAAGATGGAGCCCCGTACGATCATTGCACCGGTGCTTACAgaagagcagtgtgtgtgtacggcGCTGGAGACCTCGCCTGGCTCCTTCAACAACATCACCTCTTTGCAAATAAGTTTGATCCTGAGGTTGATGACATCGCCATTAGGTGTCTGGAGTCAGTTCTGCGGTTTAAGATGTTAGGACATGACATGGTAACAGATCACTTCTAA